In Candidatus Blochmannia vicinus, one DNA window encodes the following:
- the nadK gene encoding NAD(+) kinase: protein MTSSIFSTIGIIGYSRYPQAIHTYDILYRWLYNKGITVIIEHHAASLLNIQKSVVGDLNDIGNYADLAIVIGGDGNMLRAANILAQYDIKVIGINRGTLGFLTDLDPNSALMELSDVLSGHFINEKRFLLDVTVQRCSNITRLGSAINEVILHTNTIRRMIEFELYIDNNFVFSQRSDGLIVSTPTGSTAYSLSAGGPILSPMVDAIILVPICPHTLSSRPVVINSKSIICLKFSKVTSELKIGCDNQIPTFICKEEEIFIQRSNYYLDLIHPSNYNYFKTLNIKLGWSKNISETEK, encoded by the coding sequence ATGACTTCTTCTATTTTTAGTACCATTGGTATTATAGGATACTCTCGTTATCCGCAAGCTATACATACATATGATATTTTATATCGTTGGCTGTATAATAAAGGAATTACAGTAATCATTGAACATCATGCAGCTAGTTTATTAAATATACAAAAATCAGTTGTAGGTGATTTGAATGATATAGGTAATTATGCAGATTTAGCTATAGTTATAGGCGGAGATGGAAATATGCTAAGAGCTGCAAATATTTTGGCACAGTATGATATTAAAGTTATTGGTATTAATCGTGGAACTCTTGGATTTCTTACTGATTTAGATCCTAATTCAGCATTAATGGAATTATCTGATGTTTTATCTGGCCATTTTATTAATGAAAAGCGGTTTTTATTAGATGTGACAGTACAACGCTGCAGTAATATAACTAGGTTAGGCAGTGCTATTAATGAAGTTATTTTACATACAAATACAATCAGACGTATGATTGAGTTTGAATTATATATTGATAATAATTTTGTTTTTTCTCAGAGATCTGATGGGCTAATTGTTTCTACTCCAACTGGATCGACCGCATATTCCTTATCTGCTGGAGGACCGATTCTTAGCCCAATGGTAGATGCTATTATATTGGTGCCAATATGTCCTCATACCTTATCGTCTCGGCCAGTTGTGATTAATAGTAAAAGTATTATTTGTTTAAAATTTTCTAAAGTTACGTCTGAATTGAAAATTGGTTGTGATAATCAAATTCCTACTTTTATATGTAAAGAAGAAGAAATTTTTATTCAACGTAGTAATTATTATCTTGATTTAATTCATCCCAGTAATTATAACTATTTTAAAACATTAAATATTAAGCTTGGTTGGTCAAAAAATATTTCTGAAACAGAAAAGTAG
- the lepA gene encoding translation elongation factor 4, with amino-acid sequence MIKYIRNFSIIAHIDHGKSTLSDRFIQTCGGLSAREMTPQVLDSMELERERGITIKSQNVTLNYTSKFGQSYQLNLIDTPGHVDFSYEVSRSLAACEGALLVVDATQGVEAQTVANYQIATEMNLKVIIALNKIDLSTADPIRVSQEIKNIIGINADNAIKCSAKTGYGISELLEHLIYDIPHPQGNSHAPLQALIIDSWFNKYLGIVSLVCIKNGKLNKGDILQSMNTGQKYTVDQMGIFTPKQVKREILNCGEVGWLVCVNKNIMRTPVGDTLTLSTRPANNACHSFKKLQPYVYAGLFPTGSKNQKIFHDALFKLSLNDASLFYEPERSEILGLGFRCGFLGLLHMEIIQERLKREYSLNLIVTAPMVIYEILTIDNQIIYIDSPSKLLALTKIKEIREPIVLCNILLPKKYVGEIISLCTKKRGTQISMKYHDNQIMITYELPMSEIILDFFNQIKSVSRGYASFEYKFSHFQISSIVCIEILVNKKRIDALSVITHQKKSMYHGHILVKKLQKLIPRQQFEIVIQATIGKRIISRNTVKQLRKNVLKKCHGGDVTRKKKLLYNQKEGKKRMKKIGNINVPHTVFLEIFDVNNNKKNN; translated from the coding sequence ATGATAAAATACATACGTAATTTTTCTATTATTGCACACATTGATCATGGAAAATCAACATTATCTGATCGATTTATTCAAACTTGTGGAGGATTAAGCGCACGTGAAATGACACCTCAAGTATTAGATTCTATGGAATTAGAACGAGAACGTGGCATTACTATAAAATCACAAAACGTAACACTAAATTACACGTCTAAATTTGGCCAATCTTATCAATTAAATCTTATCGATACTCCAGGACACGTCGATTTTTCTTATGAAGTATCTCGATCCCTAGCAGCATGCGAAGGCGCTTTATTAGTAGTAGATGCTACGCAAGGGGTTGAAGCACAAACTGTAGCTAATTATCAAATTGCTACAGAAATGAATTTAAAAGTCATTATAGCATTAAATAAAATCGATTTATCAACAGCTGATCCTATCCGAGTATCTCAAGAAATTAAAAACATTATCGGAATTAATGCAGATAATGCAATAAAATGTTCAGCTAAAACTGGCTATGGCATATCAGAATTACTAGAACATTTAATTTATGATATTCCACATCCTCAAGGAAACTCACATGCTCCTCTGCAAGCACTAATTATTGATTCCTGGTTTAATAAATATTTAGGCATTGTATCGTTAGTATGCATTAAAAACGGAAAATTAAACAAGGGCGATATATTACAATCTATGAATACGGGACAAAAATACACTGTTGATCAAATGGGTATTTTTACTCCAAAACAAGTAAAACGTGAAATATTAAATTGTGGAGAAGTAGGTTGGTTAGTTTGCGTCAACAAAAACATTATGCGCACTCCTGTAGGAGATACATTAACTCTATCAACTCGCCCAGCAAACAATGCATGTCATAGTTTCAAAAAACTGCAACCTTACGTTTATGCAGGATTATTCCCTACAGGCTCTAAAAATCAAAAAATTTTTCATGATGCTTTATTTAAACTTAGTTTAAATGATGCTTCTTTATTTTATGAACCAGAAAGATCAGAAATTTTAGGTCTAGGTTTTCGATGTGGATTCCTTGGATTATTACACATGGAAATTATACAAGAAAGATTAAAACGTGAATATTCGCTTAATCTAATTGTTACAGCTCCAATGGTAATTTACGAAATATTAACTATTGATAATCAAATAATATATATAGATAGTCCATCGAAACTACTTGCTTTAACAAAAATTAAAGAAATACGTGAACCTATTGTTTTATGTAATATATTACTTCCAAAAAAATATGTTGGAGAAATTATTTCCCTATGTACTAAAAAAAGAGGCACTCAAATTTCCATGAAATATCATGATAATCAGATCATGATCACTTACGAATTACCTATGTCTGAAATAATATTAGATTTTTTTAATCAAATAAAATCTGTATCACGTGGATATGCCTCATTTGAATATAAATTCAGTCATTTCCAAATATCAAGTATAGTATGTATAGAAATATTAGTTAATAAAAAACGTATTGACGCGTTATCAGTAATCACTCATCAAAAAAAATCTATGTATCATGGACATATTTTAGTTAAAAAATTACAAAAATTAATACCAAGACAACAATTTGAAATTGTCATTCAAGCAACTATTGGTAAACGAATAATATCTCGCAACACTGTCAAGCAATTACGAAAAAATGTTTTAAAAAAATGTCATGGAGGTGATGTAACTCGAAAGAAAAAATTATTGTATAATCAAAAAGAAGGAAAAAAACGCATGAAAAAAATAGGTAATATTAATGTACCACATACCGTGTTTCTAGAAATTTTTGATGTCAATAACAATAAAAAAAATAACTGA
- the lepB gene encoding signal peptidase I: MISTFSLVLVIITGISGIFWGIKQLYTMIYNHYQHKKIFFQKSNNIYQQSKNTYSLIISYFSKISEFISSLFPILLLVFIIRSFIFEPFRIPSGSMMPTLLIGDFILVKKFIYGIKNPLTQKTLINTGHPKRGDVIVFKYPKNTTLNYIKRVIGEPGDKVIYNIITKQLTIYPNYINDIQYIQPLPIIYNNIAPSNFIQIFNSDVNGKVNSSFIKTKSQKKNLNGIRLIQATESFNGIEHNILTMIPPGDQNLIKMYNQHTKHLISEWLVPTNEYFVMGDNRDNSADSRYWGFVPERNIVGKATIIWMNLKKQEEGIWPISIQINRIGKIQ, from the coding sequence ATGATTAGCACATTTTCTTTAGTCTTAGTAATTATTACAGGAATATCAGGTATTTTCTGGGGAATAAAACAACTATATACAATGATATATAATCATTATCAGCATAAAAAAATATTTTTTCAAAAATCAAATAATATTTATCAACAATCAAAAAACACTTATTCATTAATAATTTCATACTTTTCAAAAATCTCTGAATTTATATCCTCACTTTTTCCAATATTATTATTAGTGTTTATAATACGATCATTTATTTTTGAGCCATTCCGGATACCTTCTGGATCCATGATGCCAACTTTATTAATAGGAGATTTTATTTTAGTAAAAAAATTTATATATGGTATTAAAAATCCTCTGACTCAAAAAACATTAATTAATACTGGACACCCAAAACGTGGAGACGTAATAGTATTTAAGTATCCTAAAAATACTACGCTAAACTATATTAAACGGGTAATTGGAGAACCAGGAGACAAAGTAATTTATAATATCATTACTAAGCAATTAACAATATATCCTAATTATATCAATGATATTCAGTACATACAACCATTACCAATTATTTACAATAACATTGCCCCCAGTAATTTTATTCAAATATTTAACAGTGACGTAAATGGAAAGGTCAATTCTTCTTTTATTAAAACAAAATCCCAGAAAAAAAATTTAAATGGCATTCGGTTAATCCAGGCTACAGAATCATTCAATGGAATAGAACATAATATTTTAACAATGATACCTCCTGGTGATCAAAACCTAATAAAAATGTATAACCAACATACAAAACACTTAATATCTGAATGGTTAGTACCCACAAATGAATATTTTGTAATGGGAGATAATAGAGATAACAGCGCAGATAGTCGTTACTGGGGATTTGTACCTGAGCGTAACATAGTAGGAAAAGCAACAATAATTTGGATGAATTTAAAAAAACAAGAAGAAGGAATATGGCCAATTAGCATACAAATAAATAGAATAGGAAAGATACAATAA
- the rnc gene encoding ribonuclease III, with product MSVNSLQKKLGYIFTQYNLLLQALTHRSSSNQHNERLEFLGDAILNYIITNILYHKFPHISEGDMSRMRANLVRENTLATLAREFNLGDYLQLGQGELKNGGYHRESILANTVEAIIGSIFLDSNIQTIEVLITNWYQVRLNQMNPCDKQKDPKTRLQEYMQHRRLPLPVYWVNQIVGEAHNQIFTINCQINELTQPVIGSGSSRRRAEQDAAKKTLEILEYDVNKYTK from the coding sequence ATGTCAGTTAATTCGCTTCAAAAAAAACTTGGTTATATTTTTACTCAATATAATTTATTATTACAAGCACTAACCCATAGAAGTTCTAGTAATCAACATAACGAAAGATTAGAGTTTTTAGGGGACGCTATATTAAATTATATCATCACCAACATATTATATCATAAATTTCCTCATATTAGCGAAGGAGATATGAGTAGAATGCGTGCGAATTTAGTACGTGAAAATACTCTAGCAACTTTAGCACGAGAATTCAACCTAGGAGATTATTTGCAATTAGGTCAAGGTGAGCTAAAAAATGGCGGATATCATCGTGAATCTATTCTAGCTAATACAGTTGAAGCAATAATAGGTAGTATATTTTTGGACAGTAATATTCAAACTATTGAAGTATTAATTACTAATTGGTATCAAGTTCGTTTAAATCAAATGAATCCTTGTGATAAACAAAAAGATCCAAAAACTCGTCTGCAAGAATATATGCAACATCGTCGTTTACCGTTACCTGTATATTGGGTTAATCAAATAGTCGGAGAGGCACATAATCAAATTTTTACCATAAATTGTCAAATTAACGAATTAACACAACCAGTCATCGGATCCGGTTCTAGCCGACGTAGAGCTGAACAAGATGCAGCAAAAAAAACTCTAGAGATATTAGAATATGATGTAAATAAATACACTAAATAA
- the bamE gene encoding outer membrane protein assembly factor BamE has protein sequence MCLKVFHIVIHTIVAVAMMVCIISCTMLQYTPKYFDVKQGNYLSECDINKICLGMTKLDISSSIGVPTLQGLLEPNIWYYIFYHCIGNKIVKYQILTLKFDTNDVLITINKK, from the coding sequence ATGTGTTTGAAGGTATTTCATATCGTGATACACACGATCGTCGCTGTAGCAATGATGGTGTGTATCATAAGTTGCACAATGCTGCAGTATACTCCTAAATATTTTGATGTAAAGCAAGGTAATTATTTGTCTGAATGTGACATCAACAAAATTTGCCTTGGTATGACAAAATTAGATATATCTTCTAGTATTGGGGTTCCGACATTGCAAGGTTTGTTAGAACCGAATATATGGTATTACATTTTTTATCATTGTATTGGCAACAAAATAGTAAAGTATCAAATTTTGACATTAAAATTTGATACTAATGATGTTTTAATAACTATTAATAAGAAGTAA
- the tadA gene encoding tRNA adenosine(34) deaminase TadA, with translation MYEIEDMDTIWMRHAITLAAYAEIIGEISVGAVLIQNGQLISCGWNSSIICHDPSAHAEIIALRIGGKILGNYRLLGTTLYVTLEPCMMCIGAIIHARIHRLVCGAKNKKSRGTPWLKNILHHPMVNHHISLTTGILEKECASQLNKFFKHRRRTSIPS, from the coding sequence ATGTATGAAATAGAAGATATGGATACTATATGGATGCGTCATGCTATTACATTAGCTGCCTATGCTGAAATTATTGGAGAAATATCAGTAGGAGCGGTTTTAATTCAAAATGGGCAACTTATAAGTTGTGGCTGGAATTCTTCTATTATTTGTCACGATCCCAGTGCTCATGCAGAAATTATAGCATTACGCATAGGAGGAAAAATTTTAGGTAATTATCGCTTATTAGGTACTACCCTTTATGTTACTTTAGAACCATGCATGATGTGCATTGGAGCAATAATTCACGCTCGTATTCATCGATTAGTTTGTGGCGCAAAAAACAAAAAATCTAGAGGAACCCCCTGGTTAAAAAATATACTCCATCATCCAATGGTTAATCATCATATATCTCTAACCACTGGAATATTGGAAAAAGAATGTGCTTCGCAATTAAATAAATTTTTTAAACATCGACGCCGCACTTCAATCCCATCATGA
- a CDS encoding IscS subfamily cysteine desulfurase → MKLPIYFDYAATTPVDPRVVEKMTQYFTLDGIFGNPSSRSHYYGWKAEEAVDVARKQIARLIGAESNEIIFTSGATESVNLAIKGIAQANHKKGKHIITSMTEHKSVLDTCQYLENKGFKITRVIPQPSGLINFNQISNALREDTILLSIMHVNNEIGIIQDITKIGKLCRLNDIIFHVDATQSVGKLHIDLSVLPVDLMSFNGHKLYGPKGIGGLYVRRDRHPKIDITAQIHGGGHEYGIRSGTLPVHQIVGMAEAYRLAEENMTTEMIYLKKMRNRLWKGLQQIEGVLINGDLDHSIGTLLNISFSHIDGETLMIALKDFALSSGSACASGTLNPSHVLQALGRNNELAYNSIRFSLGRFTTEEEIEYAIHHIVATVVKLNAMINLL, encoded by the coding sequence ATGAAGTTACCAATATATTTTGATTATGCTGCTACTACTCCGGTAGACCCCAGAGTAGTAGAAAAAATGACACAATATTTTACCCTAGACGGAATATTTGGTAACCCGTCTTCTCGTTCTCATTATTATGGATGGAAAGCAGAAGAAGCTGTAGATGTAGCTCGTAAACAAATTGCTCGGTTAATAGGAGCTGAATCAAACGAAATAATTTTTACTTCAGGCGCTACTGAATCAGTAAATTTAGCTATTAAAGGAATAGCTCAAGCTAATCATAAAAAAGGTAAACATATTATTACAAGTATGACAGAACATAAATCAGTCTTAGATACCTGTCAATATCTTGAAAATAAAGGATTTAAAATTACCCGCGTAATTCCACAACCCAGCGGATTAATTAATTTTAATCAAATCAGTAATGCTCTCCGTGAGGATACAATCTTATTATCTATTATGCATGTAAATAATGAAATCGGAATCATTCAAGACATCACAAAAATTGGTAAATTATGTCGTCTAAACGACATAATATTTCATGTAGATGCAACGCAAAGCGTTGGAAAATTGCATATTGATCTATCTGTATTACCAGTAGATTTAATGTCTTTCAATGGACATAAATTATACGGGCCAAAAGGTATCGGTGGCTTGTACGTTCGAAGAGATAGACATCCAAAAATTGATATTACTGCTCAAATACATGGCGGAGGACATGAGTATGGTATACGTTCTGGAACATTGCCAGTTCATCAAATTGTCGGAATGGCCGAAGCATATCGTTTAGCTGAAGAAAATATGACAACAGAAATGATTTATTTAAAAAAAATGAGAAACCGTTTATGGAAAGGATTACAACAAATTGAAGGAGTATTGATTAATGGTGATTTAGATCATAGTATAGGTACATTATTAAATATTAGTTTTAGTCATATCGACGGAGAAACGCTAATGATAGCATTAAAAGATTTTGCATTATCCTCTGGATCTGCTTGCGCCTCTGGTACTTTAAATCCATCACACGTGTTACAAGCTTTAGGGAGAAATAATGAACTAGCATATAATTCAATCAGATTTTCTTTAGGACGATTTACAACTGAAGAAGAAATAGAATACGCTATTCATCACATTGTCGCTACTGTTGTTAAATTAAACGCAATGATAAACCTGTTATAA
- the grpE gene encoding nucleotide exchange factor GrpE — protein sequence MIDNNIKNNTNEHISQDKKVEKEELLESNSTADNIIDPKNDQIVKLKIKLAQLKEHERNTVLRLTAEIENIRRRNAQEIEKIHKFGLERFIFELLPVIDNLERTLNISDHSNTSLSAIIEGIELTLKSFLDTVHKFGLESIHEIHVPFNPEIHQAISVIESEDQKPNQVLTIIQKGYILNGRLIRPAMVTVSRTKC from the coding sequence ATGATAGACAACAATATAAAAAACAATACTAATGAACATATATCACAGGATAAAAAAGTAGAAAAAGAAGAACTATTAGAATCTAATTCTACAGCAGATAATATTATTGATCCAAAAAATGATCAAATTGTTAAACTAAAAATAAAATTAGCTCAACTTAAAGAACACGAACGTAATACTGTACTACGTCTAACAGCTGAAATAGAAAATATTCGTCGACGTAATGCCCAAGAAATAGAAAAAATACATAAATTTGGATTAGAACGGTTCATATTTGAATTACTACCAGTCATTGATAACTTAGAACGCACATTGAATATTTCAGATCATTCCAATACTTCATTGTCTGCTATAATAGAAGGAATTGAACTAACATTAAAATCATTTTTAGATACTGTACACAAATTTGGATTAGAATCCATACACGAAATTCATGTCCCATTCAATCCTGAAATACATCAAGCAATATCTGTGATAGAATCCGAAGATCAAAAACCCAATCAAGTATTAACAATTATTCAAAAAGGATATATTCTTAATGGTAGACTAATTCGGCCTGCTATGGTTACAGTCTCAAGAACTAAATGTTAA
- the ung gene encoding uracil-DNA glycosylase — protein sequence MKELTWRYFLSEEKKLSYFKNILSSLEEQKRKGIVCYPKQKDIFNAFRFTSFESVKVVIIGQDPYHGPNQAHGLAFSVLPGVLIPPSLRNIYKELVSDIPNFVIPSHGCLKSWAKEGVLLLNSILTVEAGKSNSHANIGWELFTDKVIRILNIYKEKIIFMLWGRYAQKKGNIISQKKHHILIASHPSPISAQYGFLGCRHFSRANMFLMQQDKQMIDWQPKIVD from the coding sequence ATGAAGGAATTGACCTGGCGATATTTTTTATCAGAAGAAAAAAAATTATCTTATTTTAAGAATATATTATCTTCTTTAGAAGAACAGAAAAGAAAAGGAATTGTTTGTTATCCAAAACAAAAAGATATTTTTAATGCATTTCGTTTTACTAGTTTTGAATCTGTCAAAGTTGTTATTATAGGACAAGATCCTTATCATGGACCAAATCAAGCACATGGGCTTGCTTTTTCTGTGTTACCTGGTGTTTTGATACCTCCTTCTTTAAGGAATATTTATAAAGAACTCGTATCTGATATACCAAATTTTGTTATACCAAGTCATGGTTGTTTGAAAAGCTGGGCAAAGGAAGGGGTATTGCTACTGAATAGTATTTTGACTGTTGAAGCAGGAAAAAGTAATTCTCACGCTAATATTGGATGGGAATTATTTACAGATAAAGTAATACGTATACTTAATATTTATAAAGAAAAAATTATATTTATGTTATGGGGGCGGTATGCTCAAAAAAAAGGAAATATTATTAGTCAAAAAAAACATCATATTTTAATCGCATCGCATCCTTCGCCTATATCAGCTCAATATGGGTTTTTGGGATGCCGGCATTTTTCTAGAGCTAATATGTTTTTAATGCAACAAGATAAACAGATGATTGATTGGCAGCCTAAAATAGTTGACTGA
- the glyA gene encoding serine hydroxymethyltransferase has translation MSVYTNYDIELWEIMKQEISRQEEHIELIASENYVSPQVMKIQGSQLTNKYAEGYPSKRYYGGCKYIDMIEQLGIDRAKKLFSADYANIQPHSGSQANFSVYNALLHPGDTILGMHLNHGGHLTHGSSVNFSGKLYKSIFYGVDETGCINYEELYNLATIHKPKMIIGGFSAYSGIINWSKMRQIADAVQAYLFIDMAHIAGLVAAGIYPNPLPHAHVVTATTHKTLAGPRGGLILASGSDAEFYKKLDASVFPGSQGGPLMHVIAAKAIALKEAMDPSFKLYQQKVVDHAKIMVKEFLLRKFEVVSGITHNHLFLLDLRNKNITGKDASTVLERANIIVNKNSIPNDYRNPFITSGIRIGTPAITRRGLNENDVKKLSQWICDILDHIDDAGVISSIKNKVSLICSQHPIYS, from the coding sequence ATGTCAGTATATACAAATTATGATATTGAATTATGGGAAATAATGAAACAAGAAATCTCTCGACAAGAAGAACATATTGAATTAATTGCATCTGAAAATTATGTCAGCCCACAAGTCATGAAAATACAAGGTTCCCAGCTTACCAATAAATATGCTGAAGGATATCCAAGTAAACGTTACTATGGCGGATGCAAATATATTGATATGATCGAACAATTGGGCATTGATCGTGCAAAAAAATTATTTTCTGCAGACTATGCAAATATACAACCGCACTCTGGATCTCAAGCTAATTTCTCTGTTTACAACGCCTTATTACATCCTGGAGATACTATTTTAGGTATGCACTTAAACCACGGAGGACATTTAACACATGGTTCATCAGTAAACTTTTCAGGAAAATTATATAAATCTATATTTTATGGTGTCGATGAAACTGGGTGCATTAATTACGAAGAATTATATAATTTAGCTACGATACATAAGCCAAAAATGATTATAGGAGGATTTTCTGCATACTCCGGTATTATAAATTGGTCTAAAATGCGGCAAATTGCCGATGCTGTTCAAGCATATCTATTTATTGATATGGCCCATATTGCAGGATTAGTTGCAGCAGGTATATATCCAAATCCACTACCCCATGCACATGTAGTAACTGCTACTACTCATAAAACATTAGCAGGACCAAGAGGCGGTTTAATTTTGGCTAGTGGAAGTGATGCAGAATTTTATAAAAAACTAGATGCGTCAGTTTTTCCTGGTTCTCAAGGAGGTCCATTAATGCATGTTATTGCAGCTAAAGCGATTGCCTTAAAAGAAGCAATGGATCCATCCTTTAAGTTATATCAACAAAAAGTTGTTGACCACGCTAAAATAATGGTTAAAGAATTCTTACTACGCAAATTTGAAGTAGTTTCTGGTATAACTCATAATCATCTATTTTTGTTAGATTTAAGAAACAAGAATATCACCGGAAAAGATGCTAGCACAGTCTTAGAACGTGCCAACATTATTGTTAACAAAAACAGCATACCTAATGATTATAGAAATCCTTTCATTACATCTGGCATACGTATTGGTACACCGGCAATAACCAGACGTGGTTTAAATGAAAACGACGTAAAAAAATTATCTCAGTGGATTTGTGATATACTAGACCATATTGATGATGCTGGAGTTATTTCGTCTATAAAAAATAAAGTCTCACTCATTTGTTCTCAGCATCCTATATATAGTTAA
- the pdxJ gene encoding pyridoxine 5'-phosphate synthase, translating into MSNLLLGVNIDHIATLRNARNTAYPDPIHAAFIAEQSGADSITVHLREDRRHITDRDVEMLRKTIQTAMNLEIAATNEMINIACKLKPHYCCLVPERRQELTTEGGLNIINKSNKLQDIIFKLIDSGIRVSLFIDPDEQQINAAYNIGVPYIEIHTGMYSDARDQTTKNIEYKRIKKSVQFAVDNGLKVNAGHGLGYHNVQPIAMLPGIQELNIGHSIISRSIFCGLSKAIKDMKTLLQKSRRG; encoded by the coding sequence ATGTCTAATTTATTATTAGGAGTAAATATTGATCATATTGCAACACTACGCAATGCAAGAAATACTGCATATCCCGATCCTATACATGCTGCATTTATTGCAGAACAATCAGGAGCAGACAGTATTACTGTACATTTAAGAGAAGATCGTCGCCACATCACAGATCGAGATGTCGAAATGTTACGTAAAACTATACAAACAGCTATGAACTTAGAAATAGCAGCAACAAATGAAATGATTAATATAGCATGTAAGTTAAAACCACATTATTGTTGCTTAGTGCCTGAAAGACGTCAAGAACTGACAACTGAAGGTGGTTTAAATATAATTAATAAATCAAATAAATTACAGGATATAATATTTAAGCTTATTGATTCTGGAATTAGAGTTTCACTATTCATCGATCCAGATGAACAACAAATTAATGCTGCATATAATATAGGAGTACCCTACATAGAAATACATACTGGTATGTATTCTGATGCTAGAGATCAAACAACTAAAAATATAGAATATAAACGTATTAAAAAAAGCGTACAATTTGCTGTAGATAATGGTTTAAAAGTCAATGCTGGGCATGGTCTTGGTTATCACAATGTACAGCCTATTGCAATGTTGCCAGGAATACAAGAATTAAATATAGGACATTCTATCATTAGCCGATCAATTTTCTGTGGATTATCTAAAGCCATTAAAGATATGAAAACATTATTACAAAAATCAAGAAGAGGTTAA
- a CDS encoding inositol monophosphatase family protein, whose protein sequence is MHPMLNIAIQAIRKAGDFVVKQYEFLDKNSIRSNYINDLIYKINEKSYNIIATIIRRFYPLHTIVTTWHDHNINCDNIYCKKGIRWIIGSIDSDINFIKQFPFFALSISVFFKEHIEIGVIYDPIHNELFSACRGKGAQLNGYRIRVGTAKNLNGAIIAISCVCEKHHVVINFLNKFNNKYIYFRYTGATVLDLAYVAVGRVDGCVAIFLKNINNEKLASGALIIRESGGLIVDFTGTDNYLLFGNIIAGNTKIIRTILPIVQSSGIDD, encoded by the coding sequence ATGCATCCGATGTTGAATATTGCCATTCAAGCTATAAGAAAAGCTGGAGACTTTGTTGTTAAACAATATGAATTTTTAGATAAAAATAGTATACGCTCAAATTATATAAATGATTTGATTTATAAAATAAATGAAAAATCATATAATATTATTGCGACAATTATTCGGAGATTTTATCCATTACATACTATTGTAACTACATGGCATGATCATAATATCAATTGTGATAATATATATTGCAAGAAGGGTATTCGTTGGATAATTGGATCTATAGATAGTGATATTAATTTTATTAAGCAATTTCCTTTTTTTGCCTTATCTATTTCTGTTTTTTTTAAAGAGCATATTGAGATAGGAGTGATATATGACCCAATCCATAATGAACTATTTAGTGCTTGTCGTGGAAAAGGAGCTCAGCTTAATGGTTATCGGATTCGTGTAGGTACCGCTAAGAATTTAAACGGAGCTATTATTGCTATATCTTGTGTTTGTGAAAAACATCATGTGGTTATTAATTTTTTAAATAAATTTAATAATAAATACATATATTTTCGGTATACTGGGGCGACAGTATTAGATTTAGCTTATGTTGCAGTTGGACGTGTAGATGGATGTGTTGCTATTTTTTTAAAAAATATTAATAATGAAAAATTGGCTAGTGGCGCTTTAATTATTCGTGAATCGGGAGGATTAATTGTTGATTTTACAGGGACTGATAATTACTTATTATTTGGAAATATAATCGCGGGTAATACAAAGATAATTCGGACTATTTTGCCAATAGTTCAATCATCTGGAATAGATGATTGA